In the genome of Notamacropus eugenii isolate mMacEug1 chromosome 5, mMacEug1.pri_v2, whole genome shotgun sequence, one region contains:
- the IL4I1 gene encoding L-amino-acid oxidase isoform X1, which produces MRWWGKYPRVLPLPRLWGRRLCLPKAQPLSSWLLLFPGLFLLLDLARASEADAGDDPFLKCFLDPDYKELMDIMSKGLNQTTRPQRVAVVGAGIAGLVAAKVLEDAGHKVTLLEASNRVGGRILTYRDEKTGWLGELGAMRIPPSHRILLKLCTRLGLPLAQFIQFDMNAWTEANGVKLRNFVVQAAPEKLGYPLRPSERGQSPEAIYQMALNKALYDLKHLGCSGMIKKFESYTLLDYLLGEGNLSLAAVHLLGDVLAEDGFFSLSFVEALRAHSYLNDQLRYWRIRNGWDQLPRALLLSLTGPVLLQAPVVQVSQNHKGASVLYRDPRQPSCLLSLDADYVLLATTATALSHIDFQPPLHPALRRALRNIHYVPATKVFLSFRKPFWEDEGIMGGYSSTDRPVRALYYPQDSGGEASSLLLASYTWSDATAAFAGLGEEETLRLALEDVVALHGEKVRELWDGRGAVKRWGEDPYSQGGFVMQPPQPGQKPWHWNWTQPEGRLHFAGEYTALPHGWVETAIKSGLRAAQKIHTAT; this is translated from the exons ATGCGCTGGTGGGGTAAGTATCCTAGGGTTCTACCCCTGCCCAGGCTGTGGGGCAGAAGGCTCTGCCTCCCTAAGGCACAACCACTCTCTTCATGGCTTCTCCTCTTCCCAGGACTGTTCCTCCTCCTGGACCTTGCCAGAGCCAGTGAAGCAGATGCTGGGGATGACCCCTTCCTGAAATGTTTCCTGGATCCTGACTACAAGGAGCTAATGGACATCATGAGCAAAGGTCTCAACCAGACAACACGGCCCCAGCGGGTGGCAGTGGTTGGAGCTGGCATAGCTGGGCTGGTGGCGGCCAAAGTGCTGGAAGATGCCGGACACAAG GTAACTCTGCTGGAGGCCAGCAACAGAGTCGGGGGACGGATCTTGACGTACAGGGACGAGAAGACAGGCTGGCTGGGAGAACTGGGAGCCATGAGGATACCACCCAGCCACAG GATCCTCCTAAAGCTCTGTACCCGCCTGGGCCTCCCCCTGGCCCAGTTCATTCAGTTTGATATGAACGCATGGACCGAGGCGAATGGAGTGAAGCTACGGAACTTTGTGGTCCAGGCAGCCCCCGAGAAGCTGGGGTACCCCCTGCGGCCGTCCGAGCGAGGCCAGTCACCGGAAGCCATTTACCAGATGGCCCTGAATAAG GCCCTTTATGACCTCAAACACCTGGGCTGCTCCGGGATGATAAAGAAATTTGAAAGCTACACCCTTCTG GACTACCTCCTAGGAGAAGGGAACCTGAGCTTGGCTGCTGTCCACCTGCTGGGAGACGTGCTGGCTGAAGATGGGTTCTTCTCCCTCAGCTTCGTGGAGGCCTTGCGCGCCCACAGCTACCTCAATGACCAGCTCAG GTACTGGCGCATCCGCAATGGCTGGGACCAGCTGCCCCGCGCCCTCCTGCTCTCCCTGACGGGCCCAGTCCTGCTACAGGCACCTGTGGTCCAGGTGTCCCAGAATCATAAAGGTGCGTCTGTCCTCTACCGTGACCCCCGGCAGCCCTCGTGCCTGCTGTCCCTGGATGCAGACTATGTCCTACTGGCCACCACTGCCACAGCCCTCAGCCACATTGATTTCCAGCCACCACTCCACCCCGCCCTCCGCCGGGCACTCCGCAACATCCACTATGTTCCAGCTACCAAGGTCTTCCTCAGCTTCCGGAAGCCCTTCTGGGAGGATGAGGGCATCATGGGGGGATACTCGTCCACTGACCGACCAGTCCGTGCTCTCTACTACCCACAAGACAGTGGTGGGGAGGCCAGCAGCCTCCTCCTCGCATCCTACACATGGTCAGATGCCACAGCGGCATTTGCAGGCCTGGGGGAGGAAGAGACCCTGCGCCTGGCACTGGAGGACGTTGTTGCCCTCCATGGTGAAAAGGTGCGGGAGCTGTGGGACGGTAGAGGGGCCGTGAAGCGCTGGGGGGAGGACCCCTATAGCCAGGGTGGCTTTGTGATGCAGCCCCCACAGCCCGGGCAGAAGCCTTGGCACTGGAACTGGACACAGCCTGAGGGACGCCTGCACTTTGCTGGGGagtacacagccctccctcatggGTGGGTGGAGACAGCCATCAAGTCAGGGCTACGGGCAGCCCAGAAGATACACACAGCTACTTAG
- the IL4I1 gene encoding L-amino-acid oxidase isoform X2, with product MRWWGLFLLLDLARASEADAGDDPFLKCFLDPDYKELMDIMSKGLNQTTRPQRVAVVGAGIAGLVAAKVLEDAGHKVTLLEASNRVGGRILTYRDEKTGWLGELGAMRIPPSHRILLKLCTRLGLPLAQFIQFDMNAWTEANGVKLRNFVVQAAPEKLGYPLRPSERGQSPEAIYQMALNKALYDLKHLGCSGMIKKFESYTLLDYLLGEGNLSLAAVHLLGDVLAEDGFFSLSFVEALRAHSYLNDQLRYWRIRNGWDQLPRALLLSLTGPVLLQAPVVQVSQNHKGASVLYRDPRQPSCLLSLDADYVLLATTATALSHIDFQPPLHPALRRALRNIHYVPATKVFLSFRKPFWEDEGIMGGYSSTDRPVRALYYPQDSGGEASSLLLASYTWSDATAAFAGLGEEETLRLALEDVVALHGEKVRELWDGRGAVKRWGEDPYSQGGFVMQPPQPGQKPWHWNWTQPEGRLHFAGEYTALPHGWVETAIKSGLRAAQKIHTAT from the exons ATGCGCTGGTGGG GACTGTTCCTCCTCCTGGACCTTGCCAGAGCCAGTGAAGCAGATGCTGGGGATGACCCCTTCCTGAAATGTTTCCTGGATCCTGACTACAAGGAGCTAATGGACATCATGAGCAAAGGTCTCAACCAGACAACACGGCCCCAGCGGGTGGCAGTGGTTGGAGCTGGCATAGCTGGGCTGGTGGCGGCCAAAGTGCTGGAAGATGCCGGACACAAG GTAACTCTGCTGGAGGCCAGCAACAGAGTCGGGGGACGGATCTTGACGTACAGGGACGAGAAGACAGGCTGGCTGGGAGAACTGGGAGCCATGAGGATACCACCCAGCCACAG GATCCTCCTAAAGCTCTGTACCCGCCTGGGCCTCCCCCTGGCCCAGTTCATTCAGTTTGATATGAACGCATGGACCGAGGCGAATGGAGTGAAGCTACGGAACTTTGTGGTCCAGGCAGCCCCCGAGAAGCTGGGGTACCCCCTGCGGCCGTCCGAGCGAGGCCAGTCACCGGAAGCCATTTACCAGATGGCCCTGAATAAG GCCCTTTATGACCTCAAACACCTGGGCTGCTCCGGGATGATAAAGAAATTTGAAAGCTACACCCTTCTG GACTACCTCCTAGGAGAAGGGAACCTGAGCTTGGCTGCTGTCCACCTGCTGGGAGACGTGCTGGCTGAAGATGGGTTCTTCTCCCTCAGCTTCGTGGAGGCCTTGCGCGCCCACAGCTACCTCAATGACCAGCTCAG GTACTGGCGCATCCGCAATGGCTGGGACCAGCTGCCCCGCGCCCTCCTGCTCTCCCTGACGGGCCCAGTCCTGCTACAGGCACCTGTGGTCCAGGTGTCCCAGAATCATAAAGGTGCGTCTGTCCTCTACCGTGACCCCCGGCAGCCCTCGTGCCTGCTGTCCCTGGATGCAGACTATGTCCTACTGGCCACCACTGCCACAGCCCTCAGCCACATTGATTTCCAGCCACCACTCCACCCCGCCCTCCGCCGGGCACTCCGCAACATCCACTATGTTCCAGCTACCAAGGTCTTCCTCAGCTTCCGGAAGCCCTTCTGGGAGGATGAGGGCATCATGGGGGGATACTCGTCCACTGACCGACCAGTCCGTGCTCTCTACTACCCACAAGACAGTGGTGGGGAGGCCAGCAGCCTCCTCCTCGCATCCTACACATGGTCAGATGCCACAGCGGCATTTGCAGGCCTGGGGGAGGAAGAGACCCTGCGCCTGGCACTGGAGGACGTTGTTGCCCTCCATGGTGAAAAGGTGCGGGAGCTGTGGGACGGTAGAGGGGCCGTGAAGCGCTGGGGGGAGGACCCCTATAGCCAGGGTGGCTTTGTGATGCAGCCCCCACAGCCCGGGCAGAAGCCTTGGCACTGGAACTGGACACAGCCTGAGGGACGCCTGCACTTTGCTGGGGagtacacagccctccctcatggGTGGGTGGAGACAGCCATCAAGTCAGGGCTACGGGCAGCCCAGAAGATACACACAGCTACTTAG
- the IL4I1 gene encoding L-amino-acid oxidase isoform X3: MDIMSKGLNQTTRPQRVAVVGAGIAGLVAAKVLEDAGHKVTLLEASNRVGGRILTYRDEKTGWLGELGAMRIPPSHRILLKLCTRLGLPLAQFIQFDMNAWTEANGVKLRNFVVQAAPEKLGYPLRPSERGQSPEAIYQMALNKALYDLKHLGCSGMIKKFESYTLLDYLLGEGNLSLAAVHLLGDVLAEDGFFSLSFVEALRAHSYLNDQLRYWRIRNGWDQLPRALLLSLTGPVLLQAPVVQVSQNHKGASVLYRDPRQPSCLLSLDADYVLLATTATALSHIDFQPPLHPALRRALRNIHYVPATKVFLSFRKPFWEDEGIMGGYSSTDRPVRALYYPQDSGGEASSLLLASYTWSDATAAFAGLGEEETLRLALEDVVALHGEKVRELWDGRGAVKRWGEDPYSQGGFVMQPPQPGQKPWHWNWTQPEGRLHFAGEYTALPHGWVETAIKSGLRAAQKIHTAT; this comes from the exons ATGGACATCATGAGCAAAGGTCTCAACCAGACAACACGGCCCCAGCGGGTGGCAGTGGTTGGAGCTGGCATAGCTGGGCTGGTGGCGGCCAAAGTGCTGGAAGATGCCGGACACAAG GTAACTCTGCTGGAGGCCAGCAACAGAGTCGGGGGACGGATCTTGACGTACAGGGACGAGAAGACAGGCTGGCTGGGAGAACTGGGAGCCATGAGGATACCACCCAGCCACAG GATCCTCCTAAAGCTCTGTACCCGCCTGGGCCTCCCCCTGGCCCAGTTCATTCAGTTTGATATGAACGCATGGACCGAGGCGAATGGAGTGAAGCTACGGAACTTTGTGGTCCAGGCAGCCCCCGAGAAGCTGGGGTACCCCCTGCGGCCGTCCGAGCGAGGCCAGTCACCGGAAGCCATTTACCAGATGGCCCTGAATAAG GCCCTTTATGACCTCAAACACCTGGGCTGCTCCGGGATGATAAAGAAATTTGAAAGCTACACCCTTCTG GACTACCTCCTAGGAGAAGGGAACCTGAGCTTGGCTGCTGTCCACCTGCTGGGAGACGTGCTGGCTGAAGATGGGTTCTTCTCCCTCAGCTTCGTGGAGGCCTTGCGCGCCCACAGCTACCTCAATGACCAGCTCAG GTACTGGCGCATCCGCAATGGCTGGGACCAGCTGCCCCGCGCCCTCCTGCTCTCCCTGACGGGCCCAGTCCTGCTACAGGCACCTGTGGTCCAGGTGTCCCAGAATCATAAAGGTGCGTCTGTCCTCTACCGTGACCCCCGGCAGCCCTCGTGCCTGCTGTCCCTGGATGCAGACTATGTCCTACTGGCCACCACTGCCACAGCCCTCAGCCACATTGATTTCCAGCCACCACTCCACCCCGCCCTCCGCCGGGCACTCCGCAACATCCACTATGTTCCAGCTACCAAGGTCTTCCTCAGCTTCCGGAAGCCCTTCTGGGAGGATGAGGGCATCATGGGGGGATACTCGTCCACTGACCGACCAGTCCGTGCTCTCTACTACCCACAAGACAGTGGTGGGGAGGCCAGCAGCCTCCTCCTCGCATCCTACACATGGTCAGATGCCACAGCGGCATTTGCAGGCCTGGGGGAGGAAGAGACCCTGCGCCTGGCACTGGAGGACGTTGTTGCCCTCCATGGTGAAAAGGTGCGGGAGCTGTGGGACGGTAGAGGGGCCGTGAAGCGCTGGGGGGAGGACCCCTATAGCCAGGGTGGCTTTGTGATGCAGCCCCCACAGCCCGGGCAGAAGCCTTGGCACTGGAACTGGACACAGCCTGAGGGACGCCTGCACTTTGCTGGGGagtacacagccctccctcatggGTGGGTGGAGACAGCCATCAAGTCAGGGCTACGGGCAGCCCAGAAGATACACACAGCTACTTAG